One region of Hymenobacter sediminicola genomic DNA includes:
- a CDS encoding GEVED domain-containing protein, translated as MKKTFYALALAALGLGTTTQAVAQRQCASMDVLERQLASDPNMSQRLQSIESQTRQFEANPTGQRGTALLGTIPVVVHVLYSNTNENISDAQIASQIAVLNEDFRKLNSDVSKTPAAFAGLAADAGLQFVLAKRDPNGNATTGIERKSSTKTTWGTADAMKSTSTGGLNAWPAGQYMNIWVCNIGGGILGYAQFPGGPASTDGVVIGPNYFGRTGYLSAPFNLGRTATHEVGHYLNLRHIWGDANCGNDLVSDTPTQQADNAGCPTFPRRTCGNTTNGDMFMNYMDYTNDACMYMFSTGQSTRMGALFGTGGSRASLLTSLGGTAPGGGTTPPPTTVTYCASKGTSVSYEWIDLVSLGSITRSSASNAGYYDGTALNTTVTAGSSQTISYSAGFASTAYTEYWKVYIDYNQDGDFLDSGETVVNRAGTSSATTLSSTFTVPATAKNGKTRLRVVMSDASATSSCGSFSYGETEDYSITISGGTARTSARLASADYGVYPNPATNVLNIAIPADHDATAVSVRVYDMRGAEQRQLRYSGEGQLDISGLSKGIYMVTITDGQQVSNQRFVKE; from the coding sequence ATGAAGAAAACCTTCTACGCGTTAGCCCTAGCCGCTCTCGGCTTGGGCACAACAACTCAGGCCGTAGCACAGCGCCAGTGCGCCTCAATGGACGTATTGGAACGTCAGCTCGCATCTGACCCCAACATGTCGCAACGCCTGCAAAGCATCGAAAGCCAGACCCGGCAGTTCGAGGCAAACCCAACAGGGCAACGCGGCACAGCACTGCTCGGTACAATTCCGGTGGTAGTACACGTACTCTACAGCAACACCAACGAGAACATCTCGGATGCGCAGATTGCCTCGCAGATTGCCGTACTCAACGAGGACTTCCGCAAGCTCAACTCCGATGTCAGCAAGACGCCGGCGGCCTTCGCCGGGCTGGCTGCTGACGCCGGCCTCCAGTTTGTGCTGGCCAAGCGCGACCCCAACGGCAATGCTACCACGGGTATCGAGCGTAAGTCGAGCACCAAAACAACCTGGGGTACTGCTGATGCCATGAAGAGCACCAGCACGGGTGGCCTCAACGCCTGGCCTGCTGGTCAGTACATGAACATATGGGTGTGCAATATCGGCGGCGGAATCCTAGGCTACGCGCAGTTCCCGGGCGGCCCGGCCAGCACTGATGGCGTAGTAATCGGACCAAACTATTTTGGGCGTACCGGCTACCTGTCGGCTCCGTTCAATCTGGGCCGTACGGCTACGCACGAAGTAGGCCACTACCTGAACCTGCGCCACATCTGGGGAGATGCCAACTGTGGCAACGACTTGGTGAGCGACACACCCACCCAGCAGGCTGACAACGCCGGCTGCCCAACTTTCCCACGCCGCACCTGCGGCAACACCACCAACGGTGACATGTTCATGAACTACATGGACTACACCAACGACGCCTGCATGTACATGTTCTCGACGGGCCAGAGCACCCGCATGGGCGCTCTGTTCGGCACCGGCGGCAGCCGTGCTTCGCTGCTCACCTCGCTGGGCGGCACGGCCCCCGGCGGTGGCACTACGCCTCCTCCTACCACCGTTACCTACTGCGCCAGCAAAGGCACGAGCGTGTCGTATGAGTGGATTGATCTAGTGAGCCTGGGCAGCATCACCCGCAGCTCGGCCAGCAACGCCGGCTACTACGACGGCACGGCTCTGAACACGACCGTGACGGCCGGCTCCTCGCAGACGATCAGCTACAGCGCCGGCTTCGCCTCCACGGCCTACACCGAGTACTGGAAAGTGTACATCGACTACAACCAGGACGGCGACTTCCTGGACAGCGGCGAGACGGTGGTCAACCGGGCGGGCACGAGCAGCGCCACGACGCTGAGCAGCACGTTCACGGTGCCGGCCACGGCCAAGAACGGCAAGACCCGCCTGCGGGTGGTGATGAGCGACGCCTCGGCCACGAGCAGCTGCGGCAGCTTCAGCTACGGCGAAACCGAGGACTACTCCATCACCATCTCCGGCGGTACGGCCCGCACTTCGGCCCGCCTAGCTTCTGCCGATTATGGCGTGTATCCGAACCCAGCAACCAATGTGCTGAACATTGCTATTCCCGCTGACCACGATGCTACCGCCGTGAGCGTACGAGTGTACGACATGCGTGGTGCCGAGCAGCGCCAGCTTCGTTACAGCGGCGAAGGACAGCTTGATATTTCGGGCCTGAGCAAAGGTATCTACATGGTGACCATTACGGATGGCCAGCAGGTATCGAACCAGCGCTTCGTGAAAGAGTAG
- the ppk1 gene encoding polyphosphate kinase 1, protein MEKTEKKPAAAKPELLNRELSWLAFNRRVLQEAQNPQVPLLERLKFMAIFSSNLDEYFKVRVATLRRLVKLKKKTRAKLGEDPTEQLKNLLDEVGRQQEEFGDTFRNGLLPALREQHIHLVSEHDLSEEQRKWVQQYFEQHVQDLLSPVILDENLHHLFLKDQTVYLTFYLTEPTSTGKKKKHTDDQRVMVMEMPTKRHGSRFVQLPVVGDERFVMFLDDVVRCCAHTLFPKFEKVQVHAIKLSRDAELDIQEEVSGNLMAKIKSSLQKRETGYPARLLYDPAMPKEVLKAIMQKTGIGKEELVEGSRYHNFRDFFGFPDLGLTHLVYEPHPPLPHPTLPRTGKMIPAIAVRDHLLNLPYQSFDYVTRFITEAAQDPQVSSISITLYRVSSKSEVAKALLKAVKHGKQVTVVVELKARFDEESNMYWAEKLQKAGANVIYGIPELKVHSKLLLVTRAEEGQNRLYAYLSTGNFNEVTSSIYADHGLFTSDPRLTSEVGEVFRYFHDRQDKTGQFEHLLVAPFELRERLNALIDGEIKRAKKGEDAYIILKLNALQDERMILKLYEASEAGVRIELLIRGISCLIPGRAGQSENISQRGIVDRYLEHARIYVFGNGGDEKLYVASSDWMARNLDRRVEVAFPILQPELRAEVRHLLDLQRQDNVKSRDWQNNFVGQDEAEAGRVRAQFDTYAYLKKLASRRRKPA, encoded by the coding sequence ATGGAAAAGACCGAAAAAAAGCCCGCTGCGGCGAAGCCCGAACTACTAAACCGGGAGCTGAGCTGGCTGGCTTTCAACCGCCGCGTACTGCAAGAAGCACAGAATCCGCAGGTGCCGCTACTGGAGCGCCTTAAGTTTATGGCCATCTTCAGCAGCAACCTCGACGAGTACTTTAAGGTGCGCGTGGCTACGCTGCGGCGGTTGGTGAAACTCAAAAAGAAAACCCGCGCCAAGCTGGGCGAAGACCCTACCGAGCAGCTCAAGAACCTACTGGATGAGGTGGGCCGGCAGCAGGAAGAATTCGGCGACACGTTCCGCAATGGCTTGCTGCCCGCACTGCGCGAGCAGCACATTCACTTGGTATCGGAGCACGACCTGAGCGAAGAGCAGCGTAAATGGGTGCAGCAGTATTTTGAGCAGCACGTGCAGGATTTGCTTTCGCCCGTGATTCTGGATGAAAACCTGCACCACCTGTTTCTCAAGGACCAGACGGTATATCTCACGTTCTACCTCACGGAGCCAACCAGCACAGGCAAGAAGAAAAAGCACACCGACGATCAGCGGGTGATGGTGATGGAAATGCCCACCAAGCGCCACGGCAGCCGGTTTGTGCAGCTGCCCGTAGTAGGCGACGAACGGTTTGTGATGTTCCTCGACGACGTGGTGCGGTGCTGTGCCCACACGCTGTTCCCCAAGTTCGAGAAGGTGCAGGTGCACGCCATTAAGCTCTCCCGCGACGCCGAACTCGACATTCAGGAGGAAGTATCTGGCAACCTGATGGCCAAAATCAAGAGTAGCCTGCAGAAGCGCGAAACCGGCTATCCGGCCCGCCTGCTCTACGACCCGGCCATGCCCAAAGAGGTGCTGAAAGCTATTATGCAGAAGACCGGTATCGGCAAAGAAGAACTAGTGGAAGGCAGCCGCTACCACAACTTCCGCGACTTTTTCGGCTTCCCTGACCTGGGTCTAACGCATCTGGTGTACGAGCCGCACCCGCCGCTGCCGCACCCAACGCTGCCGCGCACCGGCAAAATGATACCGGCCATTGCCGTACGGGACCATCTGCTGAACCTGCCCTATCAGTCGTTCGACTATGTGACACGCTTCATTACAGAAGCCGCGCAGGACCCGCAGGTGAGTAGCATCAGCATCACGCTCTACCGCGTTTCGAGCAAAAGCGAAGTAGCTAAAGCGCTGCTGAAAGCTGTGAAACACGGCAAGCAGGTGACCGTGGTAGTAGAGCTGAAGGCCCGCTTCGATGAGGAGAGCAACATGTACTGGGCCGAGAAGCTGCAAAAGGCCGGAGCCAACGTTATCTATGGCATTCCGGAGTTGAAAGTACATAGTAAACTACTGCTTGTTACGCGCGCCGAGGAAGGCCAGAACCGCCTCTACGCCTACCTGAGCACCGGCAACTTTAACGAAGTGACCAGCAGCATCTACGCCGACCACGGCCTGTTTACGAGTGACCCGCGCCTGACCAGTGAGGTGGGTGAGGTATTCCGCTATTTCCACGACCGGCAGGACAAAACCGGCCAGTTTGAGCACTTGCTGGTGGCGCCGTTTGAACTGCGCGAACGACTAAATGCACTGATAGACGGCGAAATCAAGCGGGCAAAAAAAGGCGAAGATGCCTACATCATTCTCAAGCTGAATGCCCTGCAGGATGAGCGTATGATTTTGAAGCTCTACGAAGCCAGCGAGGCTGGTGTGCGTATCGAGCTGCTTATCCGGGGCATTTCGTGCCTGATTCCGGGCCGAGCGGGCCAAAGCGAGAATATCAGCCAGCGTGGTATCGTGGACCGCTACCTGGAGCACGCCCGCATCTACGTATTTGGCAATGGCGGCGACGAGAAGCTATACGTAGCCTCTTCTGACTGGATGGCACGCAACCTGGACCGGCGCGTGGAAGTGGCCTTCCCAATTCTGCAACCTGAACTGCGGGCTGAAGTGCGCCACCTGCTGGACCTGCAACGCCAGGATAATGTGAAGTCGCGGGACTGGCAGAACAATTTTGTGGGCCAAGACGAAGCGGAGGCGGGCCGTGTGCGGGCCCAGTTTGACACCTACGCCTACCTCAAAAAGTTGGCTTCCCGCCGCCGGAAACCAGCATAG
- a CDS encoding ASCH/PUA domain-containing protein encodes MTYTSSSALVSTPATNISFHELKVWPACFAAVLNGNKPFDVRFNDRQYKVGDALLLREYEPESEQYSGRSTERWVSYLLQGGSFGLEQGWCVLGLAEHPPLPAGVHDTRLW; translated from the coding sequence ATGACATATACCTCCTCTTCCGCACTGGTTTCTACTCCGGCCACTAACATCAGCTTCCACGAGTTGAAAGTATGGCCAGCCTGCTTCGCAGCCGTACTCAACGGGAATAAGCCCTTCGATGTGCGCTTCAACGACCGGCAGTATAAAGTAGGCGACGCTCTGCTGCTGCGCGAGTACGAACCTGAAAGCGAACAGTACAGCGGCCGCAGCACAGAGCGTTGGGTTAGCTACCTGCTACAGGGTGGCTCCTTCGGGCTCGAGCAAGGCTGGTGCGTACTGGGTTTGGCCGAACACCCACCCCTGCCAGCCGGCGTGCATGACACGCGCCTGTGGTAG
- a CDS encoding SixA phosphatase family protein, producing the protein MKILYLMRHAKSSWSFDDLSDEQRPLNDRGRDDAPRMGQALAQRDTHIDLLLASTAVRSLTTAALVAKEIGYPHEKIQVRPEIYHADLQTLLRVVRESPDEADSVLLVGHNNTITDLANHLMESPLSEEMPTASIVCLHFQTEHWADVDRSNAEFYFFDCPRNAE; encoded by the coding sequence ATGAAAATCCTGTACCTGATGCGCCACGCCAAATCCAGCTGGAGCTTCGACGACCTCTCTGATGAGCAGCGCCCTCTCAACGACCGGGGCCGTGACGATGCCCCCCGCATGGGCCAGGCGTTGGCTCAGCGTGACACCCATATAGATCTGCTGTTGGCTTCTACCGCCGTTCGCTCACTAACCACCGCCGCACTGGTGGCGAAGGAAATCGGCTACCCGCACGAGAAGATTCAGGTACGTCCCGAAATTTACCACGCCGATTTGCAGACCTTGTTACGCGTGGTCCGGGAGTCGCCGGACGAGGCAGATTCCGTGCTGCTGGTAGGCCACAACAACACCATCACTGACCTGGCCAACCACTTAATGGAAAGCCCGCTGAGCGAGGAGATGCCCACGGCCTCTATTGTATGCCTGCATTTCCAGACGGAACACTGGGCCGATGTGGACCGCAGCAACGCAGAGTTTTACTTCTTCGACTGTCCGCGCAACGCCGAGTAG